The following coding sequences lie in one Arachis ipaensis cultivar K30076 chromosome B03, Araip1.1, whole genome shotgun sequence genomic window:
- the LOC107633912 gene encoding protein C2-DOMAIN ABA-RELATED 4 — translation MMNDLMGLLRIHIKRGVNLAVRDVNTSDPYCVVRMGKQKLKTRIIKKDVNPEWDEELTLSVQDPSVPFTLTVYDHDTFTKDDPMGDAECDIHPFIEALKMNTEGLPTGTIITRIQPSRQNCLAEESRITLVDGKIVQDMVLRLRHVECGEVEIQLQWINIPGSVM, via the coding sequence ATGATGAATGACCTGATGGGGCTTCTTAGGATTCACATCAAGCGTGGTGTGAATCTGGCGGTTCGTGATGTGAATACCAGTGACCCATACTGCGTGGTTAGGATGGGGAAGCAGAAACTCAAGACACGTATCATAAAAAAGGATGTTAACCCGGAGTGGGATGAAGAGCTTACCCTTTCCGTACAAGATCCCAGCGTTCCGTTCACGCTGACTGTGTATGACCATGACACGTTCACGAAAGACGACCCCATGGGGGATGCAGAGTGTGACATACACCCCTTCATAGAAGCATTGAAGATGAACACTGAAGGCCTCCCAACGGGCACCATAATCACCCGAATACAGCCTAGCAGGCAAAACTGCCTTGCTGAGGAGAGCCGTATTACTCTCGTCGACGGCAAAATTGTCCAAGACATGGTCCTTAGATTGCGACACGTCGAATGTGGTGAGGTTGAAATCCAGTTGCAATGGATAAATATTCCTGGATCTGTCATGTGA
- the LOC107631749 gene encoding phosphomethylethanolamine N-methyltransferase: MASGMDEREVQKTYWIEHSADLSVEAMMLDSNASDLDKEERPEVLSLLPAYEGKSVIELGAGIGRFTGELAEKAGQLLALDFIESAIKKNESINGHHKNVKFMCADVTSPDLHFSEGSVDVIFSNWLLMYLSDNEVECLAARMIKWLKDDGCIFFRESCFHQSGDSKRKYNPTHYREPRYYTKVFKECCMSDNTGNSFELSLVGCKCIGAYVRNKKNQNQICWIWQKVRSHDDKGFQRFLDRVEYSNESILRYEHVYGKGFVSVGGLETTKELVAKLGLKPGQKVLDVGCGVGGSDFYMAKNFDVEVVGIDFSINMISLAIERAIGLKYPVEFECADCTRKTYPVNTFDIIYSRDALLHIKDKPTLFKSFHKWLKPGGILLITDYCKNAENPSVEFADYIKRGGYHLHDIKTYEQMLENAGFVNVIAEDRTNLFVETLQKELNALEKKKNEFIDDLSEEDYNETVKRWKGKLNRGESGEQKWGFFMAKKE, encoded by the exons ATGGCTTCAG GTATGGACGAGCGTGAAGTTCAGAAAACCTACTGGATCGAGCATTCGGCTGATCTATCGGTGGAGGCCATGATGCTCGATTCCAATGCTTCCGATCTCGACAAGGAGGAGAGACCTGAG GTACTGTCCCTGCTACCAGCTTATGAAGGAAAGTCAGTTATAGAGCTTGGAGCAGGTATTGGAAGATTTACTGGTGAATTGGCTGAGAAAGCTGGCCAGTTGCTTGCTCTGGACTTTATTGAGAGTGCAATAAAGAAG AATGAAAGCATTAATGGACACCACAAGAATGTCAAGTTCATGTGTGCTGATGTCACATCTCCAGACTTGCATTTCTCTGAAGGATCAGTTGATGTGATATTCTCAAATTGGTTGCTTATGTACCTTTCAGACAATGAG GTTGAGTGCTTAGCAGCGAGGATGATAAAATGGTTAAAAGATGATGGATGTATATTTTTCAGAGAATCTTGTTTCCACCAATCTGGAGATTCAAAGAGAAAATACAACCCTACTCACTACAGGGAGCCCAGATATTACACAAAG GTATTTAAAGAATGCTGCATGAGTGATAATACTGGGAATTCCTTTGAACTTTCTCTTGTGGGATGTAAATGCATCGGAGCTTATGTTCGGAATAAGAAGAATCAAAACCAG ATTTGCTGGATATGGCAGAAAGTTAGGTCACATGATGATAAGGGGTTCCAGCGATTCTTGGATAGAGTTGAGTATAGCAATGAAAGTATTTTGCGATATGAGCATGTGTATGGCAAAGGCTTTGTGAGTGTCGGAGGACTTG AAACTACAAAGGAACTTGTGGCAAAGTTGGGACTAAAGCCTGGACAGAAAGTTCTGGATGTTGGTTGTGGTGTTGGTGGAAGTGACTTTTATATGGCTAAAAATTTTGATGTTGAGGTTGTTGGAATTGACTTCTCCATAAATATGATTTCTCTTGCTATTGAACGTGCTATTGGACTCAAATACCCCGTTGAATTCGAATGTGCCGATTGCACTAGAAAAACATATCCAGTGAACACATTTGATATAATCTACAGTCGTGATGCTCTGTTGCACATTAAA GATAAACCAACACTATTTAAATCATTTCACAAGTGGCTGAAGCCGGGTGGTATACTTCTAATTACTGATTACTGCAAAAATGCTGAAAATCCATCAGTAGAATTCGCTGATTACATTAAAAGAGGCGGATATCATCTCCATGACATTAAAACGTATGAGCAG ATGCTCGAGAATGCTGGATTCGTTAATGTCATTGCTGAGGATCGAACTAATCTG TTTGTGGAAACACTGCAGAAGGAGTTAAACGCCCttgagaaaaagaagaatgaatTCATTGATGACTTAAGCGAG GAAGACTACAATGAAACTGTTAAAAGGTGGAAGGGAAAACTGAACAGGGGTGAATCTGGAGAGCAGAAGTGGGGCTTCTTCATGGCGAAGAAAGAGTGA
- the LOC107631748 gene encoding ERAD-associated E3 ubiquitin-protein ligase component HRD3A: MMRGRSRSVLLCVCVVIGILCVFPITLRARPFVLVLSQEDFKDAPADDSSAAADPESSADWDDFGDSDPHKSEHELDPDSWRPIFEPDFPLSPNPPSDSEALYYSGISKIMSAATSADVRLSEEGAAEIEAAAESGYPGAQSVLGFLSGMGLLRERSKSKAFLYHHFASDGGNMQSKMALAYIYTRQDMFEKAVKIYAELAEVAVNSFLISKDSPVIEPIRLHNGAEENKEALRKSKGEEDEDFQILEYQAQKGNAGAMYKVGLFYYFGLRGLRRDHSKALSWFLKAVEKGEPRSMELLGEIYARGAGVERNYTKALEWLTLASKQQLYSAYNGMGYLYVKGYGVDKKNYTKAKEYFEKAADNDEVGGHYNLGVMYLKGIGVKRDVKLACKFFIVAANHGQPKAFYQLAKIFHIGVGFKKNIPLATALYKLVAERGPWSSLSRWALESYLKGDVGKAFLLYSRMAELGYEVAQSNAAWILDKYGERSMCLGESGFCTDAERHQRAHSLWWQASEQGNEHAALLIGDAYYYGRGTARDYERAAEAYMHAKSQSNAQAMFNLGYMYEHGQGLPFDLHLAKRYYDEALEHDPAAKLPVTLALTSLWVRKNYADGFLVHLIDSLPEVYPKLEAWVENVLLEEGNATILTLFACLLTVLYLRERQRRQGAVLAGEVAQQNHPNDIRVPAPN, translated from the exons atgaTGCGTGGGCGATCAAGGAGCGTGTTATTGTGCGTGTGTGTGGTGATAGGGATCTTGTGTGTGTTCCCAATCACTCTGAGGGCGCGCCCCTTCGTCCTCGTCCTATCTCAGGAGGACTTCAAGGATGCCCCTGCCGACGACTCATCCGCCGCCGCGGATCCCGAATCCTCCGCCGACTGGGATGACTTCGGCGACTCCGACCCCCACAAGTCCGAGCACGAGCTTGACCCCGATTCATGGCGCCCCATCTTCGAGCCTGATTTTCCCCTCTCTCCCAACCCTCCCTCCGACTCCGAGGCCCTCTACTACTCCGGCATCTCCAAGATCATGTCCGCCGCCACCTCTGCCGACGTCAGGCTCAGCGAGGAGGGCGCCGCTGAGATCGAGGCTGCAGCGGAGTCCGGGTACCCGGGGGCGCAGTCGGTGCTAGGGTTTTTGTCCGGAATGGGTCTCCTTCGAGAGAGGAGCAAATCAAAGGCGTTCCTGTACCATCACTTTGCCTCCGATGGTGGCAACATGCAGTCCAAGATGGCCTTGGCCTATATCTACACTCGCCAAGAT ATGTTTGAGAAAGCTGTGAAGATTTATGCTGAGCTAGCTGAAGTAGCTGTGAATAGTTTCTTGATTTCAAAAGACTCCCCGGTAATTGAACCTATTAGGCTTCACAACGGGGCCGAGGAGAATAAGGAAGCTCTCAGAAAATCAAAAGGGGAGGAGGATGAGGACTTCCAGATTCTGGAGTACCAGGCCCAGAAGGGGAATGCAGGAGCCATGTACAAAGTTGGCCTCTTTTACTACTTTGGCCTCCGGGGATTGCGCCGCGACCATTCCAAGGCACTCTCCTGGTTCTTGAAGGCCGTTGAGAAGGGAGAACCCAGGTCCATGGAACTTCTTGGGGAGATATATGCTAGGGGCGCTGGTGTGGAGAGGAACTACACAAAGGCCCTTGAATGGCTTACCCTTGCATCCAAACAACAGCTATATTCTGCTTATAACGGGATGGGTTATTTGTATGTCAAGGGGTATGGAGTCGACAAGAAGAATTACACTAAA GCAAAAGAGTACTTTGAAAAGGCTGCTGATAATGACGAGGTTGGAGGGCACTATAACTTGGGTGTCATGTATCTCAAAGGAATTGGAGTGAAAAGAGACGTGAAACTAGCATGTAAGTTCTTTATAGTGGCTGCTAACCATGGTCAACCAAAGGCATTCTACCAGCTGGCGAAGATTTTCCATATTGGTGTTGGATTCAAGAAGAACATACCCTTG GCTACTGCTCTGTACAAACTGGTTGCAGAGCGGGGTCCATGGAGTTCTTTGTCTAGATGGGCACTGGAATCATACTTAAAAGGTGATGTTGGCAAGGCATTCTTGTTGTATTCAAGAATGGCTGAGTTGGGCTATGAGGTGGCACAAAGTAATGCTGCATGGATTCTTGACAAATATGGTGAGCGTAGCATGTGCTTGGGGGAATCTGGATTTTGCACTGATGCAGAAAGGCATCAGCGTGCACATTCTCTGTGGTGGCAAGCTTCTGAGCAGGGTAATGAACATGCTGCTTTACTCATTGGAGATGCATATTACTATGGTCGG GGTACTGCCAGGGATTATGAGCGAGCTGCTGAGGCTTACATGCATGCCAAGTCACAATCAAATGCACAAGCCATGTTCAATCTTGGATACATGTATGAGCATGGGCAAGGACTTCCATTTGACCTTCATCTAGCCAAGCGATACTATGATGAAGCTCTAGAGCATGATCCTGCAGCAAAGTTGCCGGTCACACTAGCTCTTACAAGTTTGTGGGTTCGTAAGAACTATGCTGACGGTTTCTTG GTCCATCTGATAGATTCTTTGCCAGAAGTCTATCCCAAATTAGAGGCATGGGTGGAGAATGTACTTTTGGAGGAGGGAAATGCTACAATTCTTACCCTTTTTGCATGCCTCTTAACTGTGCTATATCTCCGGGAGAGGCAACGACGGCAGGGTGCTGTTTTGGCTGGAGAGGTGGCACAGCAAAATCACCCTAATGACATCAGAGTGCCAGCACCAAATTAG
- the LOC107634759 gene encoding uncharacterized protein At3g17950 → MLNPGGDLVPAPSSPTNSSVSSSDLDTESTGSFFHDRSTSLGTLMGVSFPTIAFRAPSQPNSAAASFATIPIRDPDPTSKKTKKPQARWWRFCRDGFAKPASLADFLEVERRIGDGAFYGTTAELESMVINSHTSHGRRLFADGRVLPPPVVDDAASTAGTLCSRFPVLLTGICSGGAG, encoded by the exons ATGCTTAACCCCGGTGGTGATTTGGTGCCAGCACCATCTTCACCAACCAACTCTTCCGTTTCCTCCTCTGATCTTGACACCGAG TCAACTGGATCATTCTTCCACGACAGAAGCACCTCACTGGGCACTCTCATGGGGGTCAGCTTCCCAACAATTGCCTTCAGAGCCCCCTCTCAGCCTAATTCCGCCGCCGCTTCTTTTGCCACTATCCCCATCAGGGATCCGGATCCCACCTCAAAGAAGACCAAGAAACCACAAGCACGGTGGTGGCGCTTCTGCAGAGACGGTTTCGCCAAGCCGGCATCGCTCGCTGACTTCCTCGAGGTCGAACGCCGCATCGGGGACGGCGCCTTCTACGGCACAACGGCCGAGTTGGAGAGCATGGTCATTAATTCGCATACCAGCCATGGGCGACGGTTATTTGCCGACGGCAGGGTCCTTCCGCCGCCGGTCGTGGACGACGCAGCATCCACGGCTGGGACTCTTTGTAGCAGATTCCCCGTCTTGCTCACCGGGATCTGTAGCGGAGGTGCGGGATAA